A single window of Lutzomyia longipalpis isolate SR_M1_2022 chromosome 1, ASM2433408v1 DNA harbors:
- the LOC129786344 gene encoding venom carboxylesterase-6-like, which produces MQIHGKLVKSEIFLILGIVFLLFGDSNGRISDSLKVTLSHGGGIIGRYLRSFRGHGIRAFMGIPYAEPPIGSLRFNNPVPKSAWSGYLETVSNEAACPQFDMMRRKEYIGKEDCLYVNVYSPQFPNTTENLPVMVFFHGGGFQQGSPYYYTPDFFLDHDVVLVVGNYRLGALGFLTTNTSDSSGNFGLKDMVEILKWVQQNIGAFGGNRDQVTIFGQSAGGASVTYLMSYPSAKGLFHRAISQSGTLHSPWTFKNTTQALQMTLRLAHELRCERGRQDNWSKLVECLRHKSAESIVQSTSELHYWMGFPLAVFNPTLEKDREGAFVAEHPENIVRDNHGQNIPLLIGLTSEEGAFTTASITDKPRLVQELNDQWRRILPHLLFYGDFNEDRRTTITESINTFYFNGKEGRPAIEMLQNFTNVFTDFVFLKGFNKFLQRRFGENQDFADTYVYLFSHRGEGSYSDLVAGPNSKDYGVCHGDDIFYLFPYFDKLSFRSAPSSKDILMQETLVKLWVNFATQGKPTPVENLDIDWVPADKFPFNYLRIGNYRNSNKSIFGMENDLWGERSEFMRNIY; this is translated from the exons ATGCAGATTCACGGAAAATTagtgaaaagtgaaattttccttattcttggaatagtttttcttctttttggggaTTCCAATGGGAGAATTTCGGATTCTCTGAAAGTTACATTGTCCCATGGTGGGGGTATTATTGGGAGGTATTTGAGATCATTTCGTGGACATGGAATTCGCGCTTTTATGGGAATTCCATATGCTGAGCCCCCCATTGGGAGTTTAAGGTTCAATAATCCCGTACCCAAGAGTGCATGGAGTGGATATTTGGAAACTGTGTCCAATGAGGCTGCATGCCCGCAATTTGATAtgatgagaagaaaagaatatattgGAAAAGAAGATTGTCTGTACGTGAATGTTTATAGTCCTCAA TTTCCTAATACAACTGAAAATCTACCTGTGATGGTATTTTTCCACGGTGGAGGTTTTCAACAGGGATCCCCTTATTACTACACGCCAGACTTTTTCTTGGATCACGACGTTGTTTTAGTTGTTGGAAACTACCGCTTAGGTGCTCTTGGCTTTCTTACAACAAACACCAGCGACAGTTCGGGGAATTTTGGGCTGAAGGACATGGTGGAAATTCTCAAATGGGTTCAGCAGAATATTGGAGCTTTCGGTGGAAATAGGGATCAAGTAACAATTTTTGGCCAAAGTGCTGGTGGTGCTTCTGTGACGTATTTAATGTCGTACCCATCAGCCAAGGGACTTTTTCACCGAGCAATTTCCCAAAGTGGAACTCTCCATTCACCGTGGACATTCAAAAATACCACCCAAGCACTGCAGATGACACTGAGGCTTGCCCATGAATTGAGGTGTGAGCGTGGGCGTCAGGATAATTGGAGCAAATTGGTCGAATGCCTACGACATAAATCGGCCGAGAGTATTGTGCAGAGTACTTCAGAGCTACATTATTGGATGGGATTCCCATTGGCAGTATTCAACCCGACGCTAGAAAAAGATCGGGAAGGTGCATTTGTAGCTGAACATCCGGAAAATATTGTACGTGATAATCATGGCCAAAATATTCCACTCTTAATTGGTTTAACGAGTGAAGAGGGTGCCTTTACAACAGCat CGATTACAGATAAACCGCGCCTTGTTCAAGAATTAAATGATCAATGGAGGAGAATTCTCCCGCATTTACTCTTCTACGGTGATTTCAACGAAGATAGACGGACCACAATCACAGAATCAATAAATACCTTCTATTTCAACGGCAAGGAAGGACGACCAGCAATTGAAATGCTGCAGAACTTTACAAAC gtATTTACAGACTTTGTATTCTTAAAAggattcaataaatttcttcagaGACGATTTGGCGAAAATCAGGACTTTGCAGACACATACGTTTACCTATTCTCACATCGTGGTGAAGGAAGCTATAGTGATTTAGTAGCAGGACCCAATAGTAAAGACTACG gTGTCTGCCATGGTGatgatatattttatttgttcccCTACTTCGATAAATTGTCCTTTAGGTCAGCACCTAGTTCAAAGGATATTTTAATGCAAGAAACTTTAGTCAAACTTTGGGTTAACTTTGCCACTCAGGG AAAACCAACCCCTGTGGAGAATCTTGACATTGATTGGGTACCAGCTGATAAATTTCCCTTCAATTACCTACGAATTGGCAATTAcagaaattcaaataagtcAATTTTTGGCATGGAAAATGATTTGTGGGGGGAAAGAAGTGAATTTATGAGGAATATctactga
- the LOC129786345 gene encoding juvenile hormone esterase-like: MKILLLLSIFLLNFALRDGRISESLKVTLPHGGELIGKYLSSHRGRGIRAFMGVPYAEPPVGALRFSNPVLKTPWTGSLNAFQESSSCLSYDYLFGGNVPIGSEDCLYLNIYVPQRPKTTDPLPVMVYLHGGGFQSGSGGKAWYGPDYILDHDVILVVGNYRLGVFGFLSTNTPDSPGNYGLKDQALMLKWVQENIVTFGGDNDSVTIFGESAGGASVTYHTVSPLSRGLFHRAISQSGTHFGLWALQKGEAAAKNARRLAETIKCPSSEENVPEMLDCLRSISAKEINSHFYDFFYWNTLPMIMWSPVIEPQSDGAFMYEDPKKVPASEVPLMIGITSDEGLMLSAGYTANSKNIEDIKNNITDILPYLFSYHDYDSNTQKVATNIIKEFYFKDRDVDLNVPEIFKNFTNLVSDGYFTSAVDAFLQSRLPENLSSNTFLYLFNHMGDSGFVECFFKDFEKDLGVSHLDDLIYLFPILKENFFKIIPTEVDDFVRENMVAMWVNFAKTGNPTTYAYKFPFPQWNTAGSFPYNYLRIGNFKMTNRSVIGMERGLLEERATLWRKIYAALEELGEN; encoded by the exons atgaaaattcttttgcttctttcaattttccttttaaatttcgCCCTTCGCGATGGGCGTATTTCGGAATCACTAAAGGTGACCCTACCGCATGGAGGTGAATTAATTGGAAAGTATTTGAGCTCGCATAGGGGCAGAGGGATACGAGCTTTTATGGGTGTACCTTATGCTGAACCACCAGTTGGAGCACTCAGATTCAGCAATCCTGTACTCAAGACACCATGGACGGGATCTCTTAATGCTTTCCAAGAATCAAGCTCTTGCCTCTCATATGACTACCTCTTTGGCGGAAATGTACCAATTGGAAGTGAAGATTGCCTCTACTTGAACATTTATGTACCTCAA AGACCAAAAACTACAGACCCCCTGCCAGTTATGGTGTACTTACACGGTGGAGGGTTTCAGAGTGGAAGTGGTGGAAAAGCGTGGTACGGCCCAGATTATATCTTGGATCATGATGTCATTCTCGTTGTTGGAAACTATCGTCTCGGGGTTTTTGGATTCCTCAGCACAAATACACCCGATTCCCCGGGGAACTATGGTCTCAAGGATCAAGCTCTAATGCTCAAATGGGTGCAGGAAAATATTGTCACTTTCGGGGGTGATAATGATTCAGTGACGATATTTGGAGAAAGTGCGGGTGGAGCAAGTGTTACGTACCATACTGTTTCTCCCCTATCTCGAGGACTCTTTCACAGAGCCATCTCCCAGAGTGGCACACACTTTGGGCTGTGGGCACTGCAGAAGGGTGAAGCAGCAGCGAAAAATGCAAGAAGATTGGCTGAAACGATAAAATGCCCCTCAAGTGAGGAAAATGTTCCAGAAATGTTGGATTGTCTCCGAAGTATTTCTGcaaaggaaattaattcacatttctatgattTCTTCTATTGGAATACACTTCCCATGATCATGTGGTCTCCTGTCATTGAGCCACAAAGTGATGGGGCTTTCATGTATGAAGATCCAAAGAAAGTACCAGCCAGTGAGGTACCCCTTATGATTGGAATAACATCGGACGAAGGACTTATGCTCAGTGCAG gctATACAgcaaattccaaaaatattgAAGACATCAAGAATAATATAACCGATATTTTGCcatatttgttttcttatcaTGATTATGACAGCAATACTCAGAAAGTTGCAACGAATATAATTAAAGAATTCTACTTCAAAGATCGCGACGTAGATCTAAATGTCccggaaatatttaaaaattttacaaat CTCGTATCAGATGGATATTTTACATCAGCAGTTGATGCTTTTCTACAAAGTCGTCTGCCAGAAAATCTCTCATCCAAtacatttttgtatttattcaaTCATATGGGTGATAGTGGTTTCGTGGAATGTTTCTTTAAGGACTTTGAAAAGGACCTTg GAGTTTCACATTTGGATGATTTAATCTACCTTTTCCCAATACTGAAggagaatttcttcaaaatcatTCCAACAGAAGTGGATGACTTTGTCAGGGAAAATATGGTTGCAATGTGggtgaattttgcaaagacagg GAATCCCACAACATATGCATATAAGTTTCCATTCCCTCAGTGGAATACAGCAGGTTCGTTCCCGTATAATTACTTGAGAATTGGAAACTTTAAAATGACTAATAGGTCAGTTATTGGCATGGAAAGAGGACTACTCGAGGAAAGAGCTACgttgtggagaaaaatttatgctgCATTGGAAGAAttaggagaaaattga